The following nucleotide sequence is from uncultured Draconibacterium sp..
AACATTTTATATTACATCAACATTCTTTACATAGTTATACCATGTATCATTTATGCCAAAGCATAAATTCTCAAAGTTGATTTAACAGTTGGGGTTTACTAAAATTATTTATGGAAATGATCTGGAGATAAACCCTTATTTTTATCGTCGTAGATCGAGGAATACTTAGGGGGTAATTCCTTTTTTCCGTTAGCTAAATTACGTTACATCGACACAAAATGAAATACGTAATTTCCGACATTGCAGAATATAACATACGTGCAAATACCCATTGTAATTCTTAATAAATACCGTAAACCTTATCAATCGCTTCAATAATATTTACCGAATCAGTTTTTCGCATGATGTTTGAGCGGTGTTTCTCAACGGTGCGCTGAGATATACCAAGTTCTGCAGCTATTAACTTAACAGGTACTCCTTTCCCCGATATTTTTAATACATCAAACTCACGTGCTGTTAAAACAGAATCCATGCTTGGTTTACTGGCTTCATCAAATTCCTTGCAATAACCATTATTAGTCATTGTAGAAGTATTAGATTTGATTTCGAATTGTATTAACGTGCGATTCTTCACAAGATTTGAAATATTTGAGACAAAAAGATTAACCTGTAATTCTGAAGTACCCTTTAAGCTTACATCTTTAATAACACATTCATTTGTAAGACCATTTAAACATCTCGCAAACTGTTTCTCTTTTTCATGGGCATTATTAAAATTAAGGATTTCATTTATACTAGAAAAACTGTCTTCATCACAAAATGGTAGTAACTTAAAAAATGCCTGATTGGCACGCTCTATCTTTCCTGAATCACAAACAATCATCCCTACAAGTGAACTAACAAACAGTTTGTCGAAACTAGATTTCTCAAAAGCTTTATGTTTATCAATTTTGTCAAATAATAACTTCAATTTTGCTATTATCCGGTTCTCGTTTGGAGGAGCAAAAATGAAATTGTCAATCCCCAGATCAAGCCCCAGTCTTATGTCTTCTGATTCATAATTTTCAATGTAAACGACATAAGGTATAGCACAATCGAATGTTGTTCTCTTTAATAAATTATATGTTTGAAAAGCATCATATTCGACAAAATCATGACTACAAATAATAAGATCAGGTGATAACTCAATTGTCTTTTGAATAACCGATTGAATATTCTTTGCACGTTCTATCCGATAATTACTCTTTTGCAGAATATTGAACAACTGCCCATAAATTACATCAGAATTTATATTAAGCAGAATAAACTTATCATTTCGCATTTGGCTCATTTTTTATTATGTACTGAAAGGTGTGTGCTAATTTAAGACAAATTAGTATAAATTAAAATAGTTGCTTCGACTTTTATTATAGAATGACACAGAATTGGTCTGAATTAAAAGATTATGACAGGACATAAAGAAAACTACTTTAATTTTATTATGTAAATTTCGAAGGCCTCACAATCAACCAATCGAGAAAAATAGAACTAACTATACTAAATTTCAATGTTTGAAATCATTAAAACATTATGCATTTTTAGTCTAAATAAACTTAGTAAAATCCGCAATTAACAAATACTTTACATATCTATTCGAACTTCACATTATAATATTCGAATCATAGTAAGGGTAATTATATTTCTATCTTTGCGCACCTGAAATTATTAGCCGTATTTTATAATCCGATAAAACATGAAAAATATCAAGTACGTATCGCCGGAAGAAGCCGTTAAGGTTATTAAAACCGGAGACAGAGTCCATTTAAGTAGTGTTGCCGTTACTCCTCACACCTTAATTAAACCGATGGTTGAGAGAGGTCGCAACAAAGAGATCCACAATGTAACCATTCAGCATATCCATGTAGAAGGTCAGGTTGAATATGCCAATCCTGAATTCGAAGGAATCTTTCATTCTGAACAATTTTTTGTAGGAGGAAACCTGAGAAAACAAACTCAGGCTGGTTACGCCGATTACATTCCAATTTTCTTAAGCGAAACCCAACGTTTAATGCGCAGAGGTTATTTAAAAGTAAATGTTGCCATGATTATGGTGTCAGTTCCCGACAAACATGGTTTCGTTTCGTTAGGAACTTCTGTTGATGCAACCCGCGCCGCTATAGAAAATGCCGATACAGTAATTGCAGCGGTAAACCCGAATGTTCCAAGAGCATGGGGTGATGCAATGATGCATATTGATGAAATTGATATTTTCGTTGAAGACGACATTCCTTTATATGTTCACGATCCTGCACCATTATCAGAAATGGACATTAAAATTGGTACTAATGTTGCCGAATTAGTTGAAGATGGTGCTTGTTTACAAATGGGTATTGGTGGTATTCCGAATGCTGTTTTGGCGCAATTGGGCAACCACAAAGACCTTGGAGTACATACCGAGATGTTCGCCGATGGTATTCTTCCTTTGGTTGAAAAAGGAGTTATCACTGGTAAAAAGAAAAAAACAGATCCGGGGAAAATGGTAGCATCATTCCTTATGGGATCACAAGCACTTTACGATTTTGTTGACGACAACCCACGTGTTGCTATGATGGATGTTGCACACACTAACCACGTGGCAAGCATACGTAAGAACGACAAAGTAACAGCAATCAATTCTGCATTGGCTATCGACTTAACAGGTCAGGTTTGTGCCGACTCAATTGGTATTACTCACTACTCGGGAGTTGGTGGACAAATTGACTTCATCCGTGGTGCGGGTCACTCTAAAAAAGGTAAACCAATTATTGCCCTTCCATCGGTAACTAATAAAGGTATTTCTAAAATTAGCCCAACCTTACTTTCAGGATCAGGCGTTGTAACTACTCGTGCAAACATGCATTGGGTGGTAACAGAATATGGAAAGGTTAATCTTTATGGAAAAACACTTCAGGAAAGAGCAAAACTTCTGATATCTATCGCTCACCCTGACCATCAAGAATCGTTAGACAAAGCATCGTTTGAACGATTCGGTCCACATTACCATTATGTAAGGGGTGAATAAAAGACATATGTTTAATGAAGCAGACTTAATGTCTGCTTTTTTTATGACTATCATCATCAACAATTTTATCATTTCGTTCGAATATTAAGTAATTCTAAATTCGTTGTACTAAAAAATCAGGTTTTCCGGTTTTCACGAATATGGAAGCATAAGAACCATAACTTTGTTGGAGTTTAAAAATTTGACTATTAATATTTTATAACCATTCTAAATAAGCAGAAAACGAAACGATTAATGCTTGAAAAAACTGCAATAACTGCTTCAAGATCTGCTTATTTTCAAGAATACAATTATTTACATCATGAACATTTCACATATAGAACACATCGGGATCGCGGTAAATAGTTTAGAAGAAGCTATTCCATACTACGAAGAGATGCTGGGTCTAAAATGCTATGCCGTTGAAGAAGTGGCAGACCAAAAAGTAAAAACAGCCTTTTTCCAGGTTGGCGACACTAAAATCGAGTTATTGGAGTCAACCAGTCCTGACGGACCAATCGGAAAATTTCTGGAAAAAAAAGGACAAGGCGTACACCATCTTGCTTTTGCTGTTGACAGTGTAAACGATTCGTTGAACGAGCTTGGAGAAAAAGGCGTTCAGCTAATCGACAAAACAGCGCGAAAAGGGGCCGAAGGCTTAAACATTGGTTTCCTTCATCCAAAAGCTACCATGGGTGTATTAACCGAAATTTGTGGAAAAGAATAAAAGACACTTATAATAACCGATTTTATGAGCAACCAGGATAAAATTAAAAAGTTAATCGACCTAAGAGCAGAAGCTAAGCTGGGTGGCGGATTGAAAAGAATTGAAGCGCAGCACAAAAAAGGCAAATTTACTGCTCGCGAAAGAATCGAACTTCTGTTAGATGAAGGAAGTTTCGAAGAATTTGACATGTTTGTTACACACCGCTGTACAAACTTCGGATTAGAAAAAACCAAATTTTTGGGCGACGGTGTTGTTACCGGTCACGGAACAATCGACGGACGCGTAGTTTATGTTTTCTCGCAAGACTTTACCGTTTTCGGAGGATCATTATCAGAAACCTTTGCACAGAAAATTTGCAAGGTAATGGATATGGCCATGAAAGCCGGAGCGCCGGTAATTGGTATCAACGACTCGGGTGGTGCACGTATTCAGGAAGGTGTGAATTCGCTGGCCGGTTATGCCGAAATCTTCGAGCGTAACATTTTGGCATCAGGAGTTATTCCACAAATCTCAGCTATTTTCGGACCATGTGCCGGTGGTGCAGTATACTCTCCTGCCCTAACCGACTTTATCATGATGACCGAGCAAAACTCGTATATGTTTGTAACCGGGCCAAAAGTTGTTAAAACAGTAACCGGCGAAGACATTTCTGTTGAAGACCTTGGTGGTGGTAAAGTTCACGCATCTAAATCAGGTGTTGCACAATTTCTTGTTGAAAACGAACAGGAAGGTATTTCGATCTTACGTAAATTGATCAGCTACCTGCCACAAAATAACCTGGAAGATCCGATTGTTACTGACAGTACCGACCCAATCGATCGTTTAGACGATGCCTTGAATGAAATCATTCCCGACAATCCGAACCAGCCTTACGAGGTTAAAGATGTTATTCATACTATGGTTGACTATGGCGAATTCCTTGAAATTCACCGTAACTATGCGAAAAACATCGTTGTTGGTTTTGCTAAATTCGACGGACAACCTGTAGGTATTGTGGCCAACCAGCCGAACTACTTAGCTGGTGTGCTCGACATTAATGCATCAGTAAAAGCTGCTCGTTTTGTGCGTTTCTGCGACTCCTTCAATATTCCAATCATCACACTTGTTGATGTTCCGGGATTCTTGCCTGGAAGCCGTCAGGAATACGGTGGTATTATTACTCACGGAGCAAAACTGATGTTTGCTTACGGCGAAGCTACTGTTCCAAAAATTACAATCACACTGCGTAAATCGTACGGTGGTGCACACGATGTAATGTCGAGTAAACAGTTGCGTGGCGACCTTAACTACGCCTGGCCAACTGCCGAAATTGCTGTTATGGGTGCAGCCGGTGCTGTTGAAGTACTTCACGGAAGGAAATTGCGCGACATTGAAGACGCCGAGGAACGTGCTAAATTTGTTGCCGACCACGAAGACGAATACAAAGAGAAGTTTGCTAATCCATATCAGGCTGCATCTTTTGGTTACATCGACGATGTTATCGAGCCTCGTAACACAAGGTTCAGAATTATTCGCGGATTACAAAGCCTTGCTACCAAGAAACTGGTTAATCCACCTAAGAAGCATTCAAATATCCCACTTTAAAAACAGAACAAATTATGGAACCATTATCAATTCTATTAGCCAGTTCTGTTCAGTTTGGGTACACTGTTGCAATCGTTGGATTCTGCATCGTTTTCACAGCGCTTACCTGTTTGGTTATTGTGTTTAGCAATGCTCCAAAGTTGATTAACATGAAATTCAACAAAGAGAAGCTAAAAAGAAACAAGACTAAGGAAAAGGGAGAAATTAAGGAAGACGAAGATTACGTTGAAGGTAACGTAACTGCAGCAATCAGTTTGGCCCTGCACATGTACTTTAACGAACTACACGACGAAGAGAGTAACATCGTTACCATTAAAAAGGTAAAGAAATCATACTCTCCGTGGAGTTCTAAAATTTACAGTGTACAAAACAACTGGCCGCGATAAAAAAATCTGAATATTACGAGCAAAAAAAGTAAACAATGAAAAAATATAAATTCACAATCAGTGGTAACGAATACGACGTTCATTTAAAAGACATTGAAGACAATGTTGCTGAACTGGATGTAAACGGAACCATTTACGAAGTTAAAATTCACGGAGAAGTAAAAACTTCAAAAACTCCGAAACTAATTCGGAAACCGGTTGAAAAAATGCCTGGAGAAGGACAGATTAAAAAATCAGCATCAACCGGAAAACACAAAGTAACAGCACCACTACCGGGCACAATTCTTAAAATTAATGTATCGGTTGGCGATGTGGTAACCGAAGGCCAAAACCTGTTGGTTATGGAAGCCATGAAAATGGAAAACCAGGTACAAACCACAAAAGGCGGAGAAGTTACAGCCATTAAAGTGAATGTGGGCGACAGCGTGTTGCAAGATGATCTGTTAATAGAAATTGCTTAAACAATACATTGCTGACATGAGAAAAATAGTTCAATTATTATTCGTATTGATTTTTCTTGCGCCCTCAGTATATGCTGCTGGTCAGCCGGAAAAACTCAGCGATGTAATTACAAAGGGGAAATGGATAAATCATTCCGACGGATATGTACCAATTCCTACTTATAAAGAAGGAGAACCTGATCAAAAAGAGGATCCAACCACAGTAAAACGTTACAAAACGTTTACGTTTGAAACCGACGGAGGATTCCTTCTTGACTCGGCAAAACAGCGCTATTCTGGTCGTTACGAAGTTATTGGAGACGAAGTTGAGTTGCATTTCAATACCGTTCCGATTACAGAGTTGCGTACCAACAAAGATCCAAATCAACAGGGAGGCTATGCGGTATCAACGAACCAGGTAAAATTGCCTAACCGTGTTCTGAAAATTAACGCCGACGGCAACCTGTCGGGAGACGGATATATTTATGAACGCTACAGCGGAGCAGTAGCCGGTTTGTTTAACTTCTACGAATTTTCGGGATTTGCCAACATTGCCTGGGGAAACATCGTTATGATGATTGTAGGATTTATTTTCCTTTACCTGGCTATTAAGTACGATTTTGAACCGATGCTTTTGATACCAATTGGATTTGGTATTTTAATTGGTAACATTCCGATGTTCCAGGTGGCAGACTTTAACCTGAAATTGGGTGTTTACGAGCCTGGCTCGGTACTCAACATTCTTTATCAGGGTGTGGTTCAGGGATGGTATCCTCCACTTATCTTCCTTGGTATTGGAGCAATGACCGACTTTTCGTCATTGATCTCGAATCCAAAACTGATGTTACTGGGAGCAGCTGCGCAGATAGGTATTTTCCTTACGTTCCTTGGAGCGATTTATTTAGGATTTGCCGCACCTGAAGCCGGTGCAATTGGTATTATTGGTGGTGCCGACGGTCCTACAGCGATTTTCATTTCATCGAAACTGGCGAACGGATTAAATGTTCTGCCCGACGGAACCACGGTGAAAAACCTGATTGGCCCTATCGCCATTGCAGCATATTCGTATATGGCGCTTGTTCCGGTTATTCAACCACCGGTAATTCGACTAATGACTACTAAAAGAGAACGTTTGATCAGAATGAAACCTCCACGCGCGGTTTCGAAAACTGAGAAAGTACTATTCCCAATTATTGGTCTGATTCTGACAGCATACATTGCACCATCGGCTTTACCACTTATTGGTATGTTGTTCTTTGGTAACTTGCTAAAAGAATCGGGTGTAACAAAACGTTTGGCAAACACTGCAGCCAACCCACTTATCGATGCCATTACCATTTTGCTTGGTATTACCGTGGGAGCTTCAACACAAGCCGACGTATTCCTTACTCCTGCATCAATTAAGATCTTTGCATTAGGTGCTGGCTCGTTCGTTATTGCAACAGCGGGTGGTGTTGCCGGAGCTAAAATCATGAACCTGTTCCTGAAAAAAGAGAACAAGATCAATCCAATGATTGGAGCAGCCGGCGTATCTGCAGTACCTGATAGCGCAAGGGTTGTTCAAGGTATGGGATTAAAAGAAGACCCAACCAACCACTTGTTAATGCACGCTATGGCACCAAACGTTTCAGGTGTTATTGGTTCGGCAGTAGCAGCAGGTATTTTGTTGAGTTTCCTGATGTAAGATAAACTGCTTACGATATATAAAAAAAGGATTTCTGTTTCAGAAATCCTTTTTTTTGTTCATTCAAATGCCCACCTTTCGCTCGGATCGCCCGGCATAGAAACTGTTTTCCACGAAAATTTAAATACCCGTGGTTCAACCAGACGTTCAAAATCTGCATAGCTCATTTTAATCATTTCGGTGTGAGTGCCTGCATTAAATGCAATTTCTTCATCTTCAGCAAGCGTTTCGGCCACAAAAACCTCCATATCGTAAAGGTTGCCAAAAGGTGGCATCGCTCCTATTTCACAGTCAGGGAAGAAACGTTGAAATTCAGCTTCACTTGCCAAACTAATATGTGGCGTTCCGAAGATATCTTTCAACAGTTCAAAATCAACCTGATACGAAGCAGGAAGTACAGTCATAGCCATTTTCCCATCAACATTTACAATTACAGTTTTTGCAAACTCTTTACCCGAAATGTGACTTTTTGCTGCGATTTCCTGAGCGGTAAAGGCACTTGAATGCCGGATTACAATGTACTTTACATCGTTTTCATCAAGAAATGCTTTAAGTTTTTTTACTGGCATACAATTTAGTTTTACGCTGTTAATCCTAAAATCTCACGAATTTCTTTAAGTACGATAGCTTTCTTTTCGGTATATTTTACACCAATTACTCACCGCAGGTTTCGTTTTATACGCAGTTTAAGAGCATATGATTTCCTCATTTTATTTGTAACAAAATTTTTACTGATTGAATCAGAATCACCCTTCGAACAAAACAGTCATTTATTCGATTTAATTTTATATTAAATTGATTTATCGAAACACACTAAATAAACAACGCCCACAGCCATCATACTCAAGCCCCAAAACTCCTTTATACATTGACTAAACCTATATATTCTATGATGTATTACTGGTAACTAAAATTTCCACTCCACGCCACTCCGGAGTCAATCACTAAATGCGAATTATGTAAATAATCATACTGATTCGAAAAATATTAAAGGAGCGATTAGTATTCTATTATTTAAATACACTAACTTGAATCTGCTAACCAAACTTTTACAATATGAAAGATTTTCGATTCACTAAAAGAATCCATCTGAATTGTTTATTCTCCAGAACTTACAATACGCAAAACAATATTACCGATGCCTTCATCTCGTTAAGGGTACTCTGCATTTTCAAAACATCGCAATATTTCTAATTATTTAAAAATTAAACATTATGAAAAAGTCTATTTTTTTAGCCGTTTTAATGCTGCTATGCACAGTTACCCTATTTGCACAGGAAGAAGATCAACCTCTTTATATTCTTTTAGAATTTATGTCTGTTTCTGACGATATGAACGGGGATTACCAGGAAGTAGAACAGTTTTGGTCGAAAATTCACCAGCAACGGGTTGCAGATAATAACATTATAGGTTGGGACCTTTGGGCCATGAATCCCGGCGGCTCTGAACAGGGATCGCAGTATTTTACCGTTACCTTATTTTCAAGTATGGCAGCCATGTTTGAAGGTATTCCGGGCGGTAAGTTTGATGAATATCTGCAAAAAGCTTATCCAAATTTAAGCGACAATGAACGGGATGAGATAATGGAAAAAACGGTAAAATCACGCGATATGGCTCATCAGGTATATTGCAAAGAAATAAATACAACATCCGGCGATTTTGATATGGAACTTGGAACTGTGCTGGTTATGGATGTCATGAAACAAGAGCACAACAGTTACGAAAAAGTTGAAAACGAAATATTTAAACCGTGGCACCAACAGATGGTTGACGATGGGAAAAAAGGTGCATGGGGCCTGTTACGCATAATACTTCCGGCAGGAAACGAGGCTCTGGCATCACATATAACCTACAGCATGTATAAAGATTACAGTCAGCTTGCCAACTTTTGGGAAAGCGATAATGGCGATATGGATTTAACCACTTCGTTGGCCGTTCAAAAAGGATTAAAAACAAGAGATTGGCGCGCTGTTGAAATGGCCCGCCTGGTAATGAAAGTTAGATAAAATAAAAAATATCATGAGTAATCTTGACGTATTAAAAAAAGGCTATCAGTTATTTGCCGAAGGCAACATTGAAGCCGTTCTTGAACTTTGGGACGAAAAAATAGTATGGCACGAGTGCCCAGGCTTCCCATTTATTGAAGACGAGGGAGTCTTTGTAGGGGGGCAGGCAATTGTTGAGGGTGTCTTATCCAAATTACCGACCCACTATGATGATTTTAATATTGAAATCCATGATTTTGTTGACGGTGGTGACAAAATTGTTATGGTTGGATACTACACGGGAGTGTGGAAAGCAACCGGCAAACGTTTTAAAGCCAATGCTACACATACATGGACATTTAATAAAGACGGAAAACCAAATGCCTTTTTTCAGGCTGTTGATACCGCTTTAATCATCAATCCGTAAAGCTGTAACATTAAAAAGTATTCCATTTTGAGGTTCATCATTGTGGTTACATAAAAACAGGTAATTACAATAGATTTTGATCTTCATTAAATTTCCTATATTCCAATTAAAAAAGTCAGACAATTCTACGTCTGGCTTTTCTCTTTTTATCTTGTTTCAAAACCTCGCACACATTAAACAACCACCGAATTATGCTGTTAAACCTTAAAATTAAATATTGAATTTATGAAAATAGTAGTTATTGGAGGACAAGGAACAATTGGCGGTGCTGTTGCCAGGCATTTTAAAAAAAAGCACGAGGTGATTACCGCCAGCCGAAATAGTGGCGATGTACAGGTTGATATGGAAAGTTCTGTTTCGATAAAAGGTATGTTTGAAACGATCGGTAAAGTTGATGCCATTGTAAATTGCGCCGGAGCTACAAAATGGGGACCTTTTGCCGAACTCTCGGAAGAGGACTTTTATGTGGGCCTCAGGGGCAAACTGATGGGACAGGTAAATATTGTTCGAATTGGGAAGGACTACTTAAACGAAGGTGGTTCAATCACCTTAACAACCGGTGTTTTGGCTGACGATCCGGTCTTTGGAGCAACCAATTCGGCTATGGCAAATAATGCCATCCACGGGTTTGTATTAGCAGTTTCGCAGGAACATCGGAATGAATTCCGGCTAAATGTGGTATCTCCCGAACTGGTTGAAGATTCGGCAGAACGACTTGGAAATGCATTCCCGGGGCACACGCCTGTTTCGATGCAGAAAGTAGCAAAGGGCTACGAGCGAAGTGTTGAAGGTCTGCGAACAGGAGAGATCATTCGCGTTTACGAGTAAAAGAGACAAGTATAATAATAGAAATAGCCGTTCCGTTGGAGCGGCTATTTTCATTTCTGAGCTTATCCTTCTAACCAAAAAGCTTCCAACTCACTCTTCTTCACCCTCCAAAATCGTTTTCCGATTCGTACTTGTATTACTCCCGTTCGTGGGTTAAAGCTAACCGACTGTATTCTTTTATTTCTACCCCTCCTTTTTCTGAAGGATATTTGAAGAGTAGAAACAATTTAAAAGAAAACGAGCCATGAAAACAAGTTTAATCCTACTCTTTCAATTTCTGATT
It contains:
- a CDS encoding OadG family protein, with protein sequence MEPLSILLASSVQFGYTVAIVGFCIVFTALTCLVIVFSNAPKLINMKFNKEKLKRNKTKEKGEIKEDEDYVEGNVTAAISLALHMYFNELHDEESNIVTIKKVKKSYSPWSSKIYSVQNNWPR
- a CDS encoding acyl-CoA carboxylase subunit beta — protein: MSNQDKIKKLIDLRAEAKLGGGLKRIEAQHKKGKFTARERIELLLDEGSFEEFDMFVTHRCTNFGLEKTKFLGDGVVTGHGTIDGRVVYVFSQDFTVFGGSLSETFAQKICKVMDMAMKAGAPVIGINDSGGARIQEGVNSLAGYAEIFERNILASGVIPQISAIFGPCAGGAVYSPALTDFIMMTEQNSYMFVTGPKVVKTVTGEDISVEDLGGGKVHASKSGVAQFLVENEQEGISILRKLISYLPQNNLEDPIVTDSTDPIDRLDDALNEIIPDNPNQPYEVKDVIHTMVDYGEFLEIHRNYAKNIVVGFAKFDGQPVGIVANQPNYLAGVLDINASVKAARFVRFCDSFNIPIITLVDVPGFLPGSRQEYGGIITHGAKLMFAYGEATVPKITITLRKSYGGAHDVMSSKQLRGDLNYAWPTAEIAVMGAAGAVEVLHGRKLRDIEDAEERAKFVADHEDEYKEKFANPYQAASFGYIDDVIEPRNTRFRIIRGLQSLATKKLVNPPKKHSNIPL
- a CDS encoding sodium ion-translocating decarboxylase subunit beta codes for the protein MRKIVQLLFVLIFLAPSVYAAGQPEKLSDVITKGKWINHSDGYVPIPTYKEGEPDQKEDPTTVKRYKTFTFETDGGFLLDSAKQRYSGRYEVIGDEVELHFNTVPITELRTNKDPNQQGGYAVSTNQVKLPNRVLKINADGNLSGDGYIYERYSGAVAGLFNFYEFSGFANIAWGNIVMMIVGFIFLYLAIKYDFEPMLLIPIGFGILIGNIPMFQVADFNLKLGVYEPGSVLNILYQGVVQGWYPPLIFLGIGAMTDFSSLISNPKLMLLGAAAQIGIFLTFLGAIYLGFAAPEAGAIGIIGGADGPTAIFISSKLANGLNVLPDGTTVKNLIGPIAIAAYSYMALVPVIQPPVIRLMTTKRERLIRMKPPRAVSKTEKVLFPIIGLILTAYIAPSALPLIGMLFFGNLLKESGVTKRLANTAANPLIDAITILLGITVGASTQADVFLTPASIKIFALGAGSFVIATAGGVAGAKIMNLFLKKENKINPMIGAAGVSAVPDSARVVQGMGLKEDPTNHLLMHAMAPNVSGVIGSAVAAGILLSFLM
- the mce gene encoding methylmalonyl-CoA epimerase, with the protein product MNISHIEHIGIAVNSLEEAIPYYEEMLGLKCYAVEEVADQKVKTAFFQVGDTKIELLESTSPDGPIGKFLEKKGQGVHHLAFAVDSVNDSLNELGEKGVQLIDKTARKGAEGLNIGFLHPKATMGVLTEICGKE
- a CDS encoding biotin/lipoyl-containing protein, with amino-acid sequence MKKYKFTISGNEYDVHLKDIEDNVAELDVNGTIYEVKIHGEVKTSKTPKLIRKPVEKMPGEGQIKKSASTGKHKVTAPLPGTILKINVSVGDVVTEGQNLLVMEAMKMENQVQTTKGGEVTAIKVNVGDSVLQDDLLIEIA
- a CDS encoding LuxR C-terminal-related transcriptional regulator is translated as MRNDKFILLNINSDVIYGQLFNILQKSNYRIERAKNIQSVIQKTIELSPDLIICSHDFVEYDAFQTYNLLKRTTFDCAIPYVVYIENYESEDIRLGLDLGIDNFIFAPPNENRIIAKLKLLFDKIDKHKAFEKSSFDKLFVSSLVGMIVCDSGKIERANQAFFKLLPFCDEDSFSSINEILNFNNAHEKEKQFARCLNGLTNECVIKDVSLKGTSELQVNLFVSNISNLVKNRTLIQFEIKSNTSTMTNNGYCKEFDEASKPSMDSVLTAREFDVLKISGKGVPVKLIAAELGISQRTVEKHRSNIMRKTDSVNIIEAIDKVYGIY
- a CDS encoding acetyl-CoA hydrolase/transferase C-terminal domain-containing protein, producing MKNIKYVSPEEAVKVIKTGDRVHLSSVAVTPHTLIKPMVERGRNKEIHNVTIQHIHVEGQVEYANPEFEGIFHSEQFFVGGNLRKQTQAGYADYIPIFLSETQRLMRRGYLKVNVAMIMVSVPDKHGFVSLGTSVDATRAAIENADTVIAAVNPNVPRAWGDAMMHIDEIDIFVEDDIPLYVHDPAPLSEMDIKIGTNVAELVEDGACLQMGIGGIPNAVLAQLGNHKDLGVHTEMFADGILPLVEKGVITGKKKKTDPGKMVASFLMGSQALYDFVDDNPRVAMMDVAHTNHVASIRKNDKVTAINSALAIDLTGQVCADSIGITHYSGVGGQIDFIRGAGHSKKGKPIIALPSVTNKGISKISPTLLSGSGVVTTRANMHWVVTEYGKVNLYGKTLQERAKLLISIAHPDHQESLDKASFERFGPHYHYVRGE
- a CDS encoding short chain dehydrogenase, whose protein sequence is MKIVVIGGQGTIGGAVARHFKKKHEVITASRNSGDVQVDMESSVSIKGMFETIGKVDAIVNCAGATKWGPFAELSEEDFYVGLRGKLMGQVNIVRIGKDYLNEGGSITLTTGVLADDPVFGATNSAMANNAIHGFVLAVSQEHRNEFRLNVVSPELVEDSAERLGNAFPGHTPVSMQKVAKGYERSVEGLRTGEIIRVYE
- a CDS encoding nuclear transport factor 2 family protein; the encoded protein is MSNLDVLKKGYQLFAEGNIEAVLELWDEKIVWHECPGFPFIEDEGVFVGGQAIVEGVLSKLPTHYDDFNIEIHDFVDGGDKIVMVGYYTGVWKATGKRFKANATHTWTFNKDGKPNAFFQAVDTALIINP
- a CDS encoding YbaK/EbsC family protein, whose translation is MPVKKLKAFLDENDVKYIVIRHSSAFTAQEIAAKSHISGKEFAKTVIVNVDGKMAMTVLPASYQVDFELLKDIFGTPHISLASEAEFQRFFPDCEIGAMPPFGNLYDMEVFVAETLAEDEEIAFNAGTHTEMIKMSYADFERLVEPRVFKFSWKTVSMPGDPSERWAFE